The DNA sequence GACCCCGGAGGGCGTCATGACGATCGCAGTTCCCGCCACCACCACCGTTGCCCGCCCTGAGCAGGCGCTGCCCCGCGTGGTCGGCTCGTCGCTGCGGGTGCCGCTGGTCACCGGCGAGCGCGTCGAGTACGCCAACCTCGACCACGCGGCCAGCGCGCCGTGCCTGGAGCAGGTGCGCGACGCGGTGGACGAGGTGCTGCCCTGGTACGCCAGCGTGCACCGCGGCGCGGGCTTCGCCTCGCAGGTCAGCACCAGGGTCTACGAGCAGGCGCGCGCGGCCGTGCGCCGGTTCCTCAACGCCCGCGGGACGGACGCCGTGGTGTTCGCCCGCAACACCACCGACGCGCTGAACCTGCTGGCCAGGAGCCTGCCCCGGCACACCGCCGTGCTCCTGTTCGACACCGAGCACCACGCGGCGCTGCTGCCGTGGCGCGGGCCGAACGTGCGCCGGCTGCGGACGCCGTCCTCGCCCGCGCAGGCGGTGCTGGAGCTGGACCGGGCGCTGGGCGCGGCCCCCGTCGGCCCCCGGCTGGTCGTGGTGACCGGCGCGTCCAACGTGACCGGTGAGGTCTGGCCCGTGGCCGAGCTGGCCCGGTTGGCCCGCCGGCACGGCGCCCGGATCGCCCTGGACGCCGCCCAGCTCGCGCCGCACCGGCCGGTGGACGTGCGCGCGCTGGACGTCGACTACACCGTGCTGTCGGGGCACAAGGTCTACGCGCCGTTCGGCGCGGGTGTGCTGGTCGGCCGCTCCGACTGGTTGCAGGCCGCCGAGCCGTACCTGGTGGGCGGCGGTGCCACGGCCCGCGTCACCGACCACGGCGACCGGCTCGGCGTGGCCTGGTCGGCGGTGCCCGAGCGGCACGAGGCCGGCACGCCCAACGTGGTGGGCGTGCACGCCCTGGCCGTGGCGTGCGACGTGCTGGGCAGGCACTGGGAGCAGACGACCGCGCACGAACGCGCCCTGCTGGCACGGCTGCGTGAGGGTCTGAAGACCGTTCCCGGGGTGCACGAGCTGACGTTGTTCGGCTCGGACCACGACCGCGTGGGCGTGGTCAGCTTCACCGTCGGCGGTCAGGA is a window from the Saccharothrix saharensis genome containing:
- a CDS encoding aminotransferase class V-fold PLP-dependent enzyme, with amino-acid sequence MTIAVPATTTVARPEQALPRVVGSSLRVPLVTGERVEYANLDHAASAPCLEQVRDAVDEVLPWYASVHRGAGFASQVSTRVYEQARAAVRRFLNARGTDAVVFARNTTDALNLLARSLPRHTAVLLFDTEHHAALLPWRGPNVRRLRTPSSPAQAVLELDRALGAAPVGPRLVVVTGASNVTGEVWPVAELARLARRHGARIALDAAQLAPHRPVDVRALDVDYTVLSGHKVYAPFGAGVLVGRSDWLQAAEPYLVGGGATARVTDHGDRLGVAWSAVPERHEAGTPNVVGVHALAVACDVLGRHWEQTTAHERALLARLREGLKTVPGVHELTLFGSDHDRVGVVSFTVGGQDAGYLAAALSAEHGIGVRDGAFCAHVAVHRLAHGDRALRASIGLGTTEAHVDRFVAALRSLVVEGSRWEYEVRDGRWAPLDDQRALPPFLR